In Methylomagnum ishizawai, one DNA window encodes the following:
- a CDS encoding toll/interleukin-1 receptor domain-containing protein, whose product MSAPTAQIFVSYAHADNQLFDAGTKGWITEFVDKLEKAIGMKPGGNNAKCWIDYRLEPQRKVDEALLGHIRESRFILAFMSPRYLESEWCAKEMHAFVELAGGHADDRVFLVELLPTKRECWHPGVQAIAELKFWTSSLDQPDPMILGWPVPDPKGDRPYWNELNRLATIIARQIQDLPPIPPDPPPPPDCPEPPTPPSGPLRVVINADQTDHQLGKAAQKLLDDLEVDSAIAPEPISTQIPEDYNRHLREQLEASHGVLIVYGLAPPSWVQSQHAMARKLLATQRKGIWSGLLDGPPQEKPDHGLSSRSLMVLDCRQGLSVEPLKNFVDALREHHV is encoded by the coding sequence ATGTCCGCACCGACCGCACAAATTTTCGTCAGCTACGCCCATGCCGATAATCAGCTCTTCGATGCCGGAACCAAGGGTTGGATTACCGAGTTTGTCGATAAGTTAGAAAAGGCCATAGGTATGAAACCCGGCGGCAACAATGCCAAATGCTGGATAGATTACCGGCTTGAGCCTCAACGGAAGGTGGATGAAGCGTTGCTCGGGCATATCCGTGAGAGTCGTTTTATTTTGGCTTTTATGTCACCGCGTTACCTTGAATCCGAATGGTGCGCCAAGGAAATGCACGCCTTTGTGGAGCTTGCGGGAGGCCATGCCGATGACCGGGTATTCTTGGTGGAGCTTTTGCCTACGAAGAGGGAGTGCTGGCACCCTGGCGTCCAAGCCATCGCCGAGCTGAAATTTTGGACCAGTAGCCTGGACCAGCCCGATCCCATGATCTTGGGCTGGCCGGTGCCCGATCCCAAAGGCGATCGGCCCTACTGGAACGAACTCAACCGGCTGGCGACCATCATCGCCCGGCAGATTCAAGACCTGCCGCCTATCCCGCCGGACCCGCCTCCACCCCCCGATTGTCCCGAACCGCCCACGCCACCCAGCGGGCCGTTGCGCGTCGTCATCAATGCCGACCAGACCGACCACCAACTCGGCAAAGCGGCGCAAAAGCTGCTCGATGACCTCGAAGTCGATTCCGCCATCGCTCCCGAACCGATATCCACCCAAATACCGGAGGACTATAACCGCCACCTGAGGGAGCAATTGGAGGCTAGCCATGGCGTGCTGATCGTCTATGGATTGGCCCCACCTAGTTGGGTGCAGTCCCAACATGCCATGGCCCGCAAGCTGCTGGCGACGCAACGCAAAGGTATATGGAGCGGCTTGCTGGATGGTCCGCCGCAGGAAAAGCCGGACCACGGTTTGAGTAGCCGCAGCCTGATGGTGTTGGATTGTCGCCAGGGTTTGAGCGTCGAGCCGCTCAAGAACTTCGTCGATGCCCTGCGGGAACACCATGTTTGA
- a CDS encoding WD40 repeat domain-containing protein, whose product MFEFRPVTAPYPGLRPFEPHEAEIFFGREGHTDRLLEILQRERFLAVVGPSGCGKSSLVRAGLLPGLASGALGTGSDWKLALLRPGAQPLLALAQALLGPYALGRELLGGVVVPQAINEVSAEAALIAAELRRGVPGWLDLLRGAAARRPPGAVPFNLLVLVDQFEELFTYAGTTGDGADEAQAFVDLLLAARAEREFQVFVTLTMRTDFLGECVRFLELPEAINRAQYLTPRLNAVELRWAIIGPARVFGGEMDEAGVQDLIETIRRDSDQLPVLQHALARMWRVAEQEHPDRPWIDGDTVEAVGGVSGALGVHAGEVMDTLTETQRAWAEGLFRAITEWRETGRQEVRHPQSLAVIADWIGAAVDDLKPVVQIFAAPEVSFLHFGRELADNSVIDLTHEALIRQWKQLGQWAENEHWRGEEYREWSERARKAGGRKDMLLDAPDLTRAWAWWNEDIAKLGPGWARRYSRYPDDPFELACEFERTRHFIGKSQEVEERRREECLREYEERVEEERAKKKEQIKIVAKKASEKASDLEWHAANQFIQRLKTKNRVFMASALILAMAVGLVWFGYTRSEQQRVFEKFVLEKFDAELVAASSLAKSREYANAMDYLEQSRQLDADIPVEHRHARNLLAGYVEMMDWRYDPTPPLKDIPPAKLTDLAVSQDGKLLALVGQEGFLALFNTESRNKLWDSKAYADNQDTKDGTLRAVVFDPTGRWLYSAGEDGFISRETFKGDRSTRWKTPGAIQSLALGPDGKKITSGGGDGKISLWSAHDGKPMGSLPSDQRWGEVYGLAFSPDGGLLAAAYGDKTARVWGLDPELKQSSYPVLLSNGHTDKITQVAFGRDGNLLATGGDDGQVTLWKPGNGWLEQSLRGLPGTQVSGIAFSGDGSQLVSGYDDGTLRLWDVESGALQRYGNHPGNIRALAIHDHNVYAIDGDTLRHWSLETPRQGSIKTHSDDPSYNSPPVSVAVAPDGSKLAVGLKEGSLQIFPLPKGQLLGEKPRTPATDENPIVHVEFNAQGDRLATLARNGEIAIWHTEDRDSARWPVFQNDQRQKPRQAVNAIAFAPDGRTLAMAGRAGEIGLLDLDTGQERWSAQAHEAKPVSLAFTPDGKRLLSLGGGPLLLWNIADPDLSSPQEIAQTQKKPTWIAIRPDGRQAAVVGEDQSVELYDLDRPGQPPLRLEGHKKSVSRAIYSPDGHQLATVGDDKTVRLWNLDRLDLLFTLRVPEALENSGPADFDFRCAAATGECWIAVPLSTGRVALYHLPYERMPDGG is encoded by the coding sequence ATGTTTGAATTCCGCCCTGTTACAGCGCCCTATCCAGGCTTGCGTCCCTTCGAGCCGCACGAGGCCGAGATTTTTTTCGGTCGCGAGGGCCACACCGACCGCCTTTTAGAAATCCTGCAACGCGAGCGCTTTCTGGCCGTGGTCGGGCCTTCGGGTTGCGGTAAATCCAGCTTGGTGCGGGCGGGTTTGCTGCCCGGCCTGGCTTCCGGGGCTTTAGGCACCGGCAGCGATTGGAAATTGGCCTTGCTGCGGCCTGGTGCCCAGCCCCTACTGGCCTTGGCCCAGGCGCTACTCGGTCCCTATGCCTTGGGTCGGGAGTTGTTGGGCGGAGTGGTTGTTCCCCAAGCCATCAACGAGGTGAGCGCCGAAGCGGCTTTGATTGCCGCCGAGTTGCGGCGTGGAGTTCCGGGCTGGTTGGACTTGCTGCGCGGCGCGGCGGCGCGGCGTCCGCCGGGTGCTGTCCCCTTCAATTTGCTGGTGCTGGTGGATCAATTCGAGGAACTGTTCACCTATGCCGGGACGACCGGCGATGGGGCGGACGAGGCCCAGGCGTTCGTGGACTTATTGTTGGCGGCGCGTGCGGAAAGAGAGTTCCAGGTGTTCGTGACGCTGACGATGCGGACGGATTTCCTGGGAGAATGCGTGCGTTTCCTGGAGTTGCCTGAAGCGATCAACCGGGCGCAGTATCTGACGCCCCGGCTCAACGCCGTGGAATTGCGCTGGGCCATCATCGGTCCAGCGCGGGTATTCGGCGGGGAAATGGACGAGGCTGGTGTACAGGATTTGATCGAAACGATCCGGAGGGATTCGGATCAATTGCCGGTCTTACAGCATGCCTTGGCGCGGATGTGGCGGGTGGCGGAGCAGGAACATCCAGACCGGCCTTGGATCGACGGGGATACCGTCGAAGCGGTGGGCGGCGTCAGCGGGGCGCTAGGAGTTCACGCGGGCGAGGTAATGGATACGCTGACGGAAACTCAACGGGCTTGGGCCGAGGGTTTGTTCCGGGCTATCACCGAATGGCGCGAAACGGGCCGACAGGAAGTGCGGCACCCGCAGTCCTTAGCGGTGATCGCGGATTGGATCGGGGCGGCGGTGGACGATTTGAAGCCAGTGGTCCAAATCTTCGCCGCGCCGGAGGTGAGTTTCCTGCATTTTGGTCGAGAGTTGGCGGACAACAGCGTGATCGACCTGACCCACGAGGCATTGATCCGGCAGTGGAAACAACTCGGCCAATGGGCGGAAAACGAACATTGGCGCGGCGAGGAATACCGGGAATGGTCGGAACGGGCGAGAAAGGCCGGAGGCCGGAAGGATATGTTGCTGGACGCCCCCGACTTGACGCGGGCCTGGGCTTGGTGGAACGAGGACATCGCAAAACTCGGCCCCGGCTGGGCGCGGCGCTATAGCAGGTACCCGGACGACCCGTTCGAACTCGCCTGTGAATTTGAACGGACCCGCCACTTTATCGGGAAAAGCCAAGAGGTCGAAGAGCGTCGGAGAGAGGAATGCCTTAGGGAATACGAGGAAAGGGTCGAAGAAGAACGCGCCAAGAAAAAGGAACAAATTAAAATCGTAGCCAAGAAAGCTTCGGAAAAGGCCAGCGATCTCGAATGGCACGCGGCCAACCAATTCATCCAGCGCCTCAAGACCAAAAACAGGGTCTTCATGGCGTCCGCCCTCATCCTCGCGATGGCTGTGGGTTTGGTTTGGTTCGGTTACACCCGCAGCGAACAACAGCGCGTCTTTGAAAAGTTCGTCCTCGAAAAATTCGATGCGGAACTCGTCGCCGCAAGCTCGCTCGCCAAATCACGGGAATATGCCAACGCCATGGACTATCTGGAACAAAGCCGTCAATTGGACGCCGACATCCCGGTGGAACACCGCCACGCCCGCAACCTCTTGGCGGGCTATGTGGAAATGATGGATTGGCGGTACGACCCGACCCCGCCGCTGAAGGATATCCCTCCCGCCAAACTTACCGACCTAGCGGTCAGCCAGGATGGCAAATTGTTGGCCCTGGTCGGCCAGGAGGGATTCCTGGCGCTGTTCAACACCGAAAGCCGGAATAAGCTTTGGGATTCCAAGGCATACGCGGATAACCAGGATACCAAGGACGGCACGTTACGCGCCGTGGTGTTCGATCCCACGGGACGCTGGCTATACAGCGCGGGTGAGGATGGATTCATTTCTCGCGAAACCTTTAAGGGTGATCGATCCACCCGTTGGAAAACGCCGGGAGCCATCCAGTCCTTGGCGCTCGGGCCGGATGGCAAGAAAATCACCTCCGGCGGCGGCGATGGTAAAATCAGCCTCTGGTCCGCACACGATGGCAAACCCATGGGCAGCCTGCCCTCGGACCAGCGTTGGGGCGAAGTCTATGGTTTGGCTTTTTCCCCGGATGGCGGGCTGCTGGCCGCTGCCTACGGCGACAAAACCGCCCGGGTCTGGGGATTGGACCCGGAACTCAAGCAGAGCAGCTACCCCGTATTATTGAGCAACGGGCATACCGATAAAATCACCCAGGTCGCGTTCGGGCGTGACGGTAATCTCCTGGCAACCGGGGGCGACGACGGGCAAGTCACCCTTTGGAAGCCGGGAAATGGATGGCTAGAGCAATCCTTGCGCGGCCTGCCGGGCACCCAGGTCTCGGGCATCGCGTTCAGTGGCGATGGTAGCCAACTCGTGTCCGGTTACGACGATGGTACGCTGAGGCTGTGGGATGTCGAGAGCGGTGCTTTGCAGCGCTATGGAAACCATCCCGGTAATATCCGGGCGCTGGCCATCCACGACCACAATGTCTATGCCATCGACGGCGATACCCTCAGGCATTGGTCGCTGGAGACGCCCAGGCAAGGCTCGATCAAGACCCACTCGGACGATCCCAGCTACAACTCGCCACCTGTTTCTGTCGCCGTCGCGCCGGATGGGAGCAAACTGGCGGTAGGGCTGAAAGAAGGCTCCCTGCAAATTTTCCCACTACCAAAGGGTCAGCTCCTGGGAGAGAAGCCCCGCACCCCCGCCACCGACGAAAACCCCATCGTCCACGTCGAATTCAACGCCCAGGGCGATAGGCTCGCCACCTTGGCACGGAATGGCGAGATCGCCATATGGCATACCGAAGACCGCGATTCGGCGCGGTGGCCTGTTTTCCAAAACGACCAGCGCCAGAAGCCAAGGCAGGCGGTCAACGCCATCGCCTTCGCCCCCGATGGGCGGACTCTCGCCATGGCGGGCCGGGCGGGCGAGATCGGGCTGCTCGACCTGGACACCGGCCAGGAACGATGGTCGGCACAAGCCCACGAGGCCAAACCCGTCAGCCTTGCCTTCACCCCGGACGGCAAGCGTTTGCTGAGCCTGGGAGGTGGCCCTTTGTTGCTTTGGAATATCGCCGATCCCGACCTATCTTCCCCGCAGGAAATCGCCCAAACCCAAAAAAAACCAACCTGGATCGCCATCAGACCCGACGGTCGGCAAGCCGCCGTGGTAGGCGAGGATCAAAGCGTGGAGCTTTACGACCTCGACCGCCCCGGCCAGCCGCCGCTCCGGCTCGAAGGCCACAAAAAATCGGTCTCTCGCGCCATCTACAGCCCCGACGGCCACCAACTAGCCACTGTCGGCGATGACAAAACCGTCCGCCTGTGGAACCTGGATCGGTTGGACTTGCTGTTCACCCTACGCGTACCGGAAGCCCTGGAAAACTCCGGCCCCGCCGATTTCGACTTCCGCTGCGCCGCCGCCACCGGCGAGTGCTGGATCGCCGTGCCGCTCAGCACGGGCCGCGTGGCCCTGTACCACCTGCCCTACGAACGGATGCCGGATGGTGGCTAG
- a CDS encoding Cache 3/Cache 2 fusion domain-containing protein, giving the protein MQQKSSHNPPQEVIPPDGAALVAKTDPQGRITYVNPAFARISGFPEAELLGLPHSVVRHPDMPGAVFADLWRDLRTGRPWTGYVKNRCKNGDFYWVEAHISPIWEDGTIAGYMGVSRKAPLAAIRNAETAYRELRGQAAGRWRVVHGRVVDAGWRGRGREAWGRLSVSAKLILGCLAAMALVMALGVPILNGEVGDTLDRNGEAGLKTNVGLIRDIFELRLESMRNKATLLNHALDTLFPDGFALGGTPDNPQLLLGKGPALNGDHAALDRFSQGTGTVATLFAAKGDDFVRVATSLRREDGRRAVDTLLGQQHPAYASVSQGRAYSGRATLFGKEYYTSYTPLRDGSGKVVGLSFVGIDLAAELADLKQRINAIKIGQTGYYYVLDANPGPDYGKLLVHPGKEGTNIADAKDSSGREFIRDILERKQGSIRYPWMNKELGDTKPREKVVVFDTLPETRWVVAGGTFSEEFESLSTRIGLYVILGGVAMMLLLIGILYGLVRRSVIRPLQAEVLPAFRALSAGKYDTRLDLGGRDEIAQVLQGLETMQIRLGFEVSEAKRRADEMARVKMALDSVSTPVRIAQPDGEVIYANPALLAVLRRIEPVLRAQNPGFDIERFVGGSIGVLYPDPDGALARLAALRTGEERVLDIGDRTFRVFTSPVFDGDGERLGSVGEWQDITDPLRAEREISTIVEYAGFGDFDRRIAPDGKEGFFLTLAQGINRLLDGTQRALAETSDILSRIAHGDLSRTMEADYRGVFGQLSDDINATIAQLRGVVAQIKDGAEAIDTAAKEIAAGNLDLSRRTEQQAANLEQTASSMEQLSATVQQNAEHARKASELAESSNAIARRGGELVKRVVDTMDRIRDSSKQITDIIAVIDGIAFQTNILALNAAVEAARAGEQGRGFAVVAGEIRGLAHRSASAAKEIKALIEASVEKVEEGTRWVAESGSNMDEIMAGFQRVANWVGDISTASAEQSSGIAQVAQAVLHMEETTQKNAALVEEAAAASESLEEQVQGLVGAISHFKLS; this is encoded by the coding sequence ATGCAACAAAAGAGCAGTCATAACCCGCCACAAGAAGTCATACCGCCGGATGGCGCGGCCTTGGTGGCCAAGACCGACCCCCAAGGGCGGATCACCTACGTCAACCCCGCCTTCGCGAGGATCAGCGGTTTTCCGGAAGCCGAACTCCTGGGCCTGCCCCATAGCGTGGTCCGCCACCCGGACATGCCGGGCGCGGTGTTCGCCGACCTGTGGCGGGATTTGCGGACCGGGCGACCTTGGACCGGGTATGTGAAGAACCGCTGTAAAAACGGGGATTTCTACTGGGTTGAGGCCCATATCTCCCCGATCTGGGAAGACGGGACCATCGCCGGCTATATGGGCGTGAGCCGCAAAGCCCCCTTGGCCGCCATCCGGAACGCCGAAACCGCCTATCGCGAGCTGCGGGGCCAGGCGGCGGGCCGGTGGCGCGTGGTCCATGGCCGGGTGGTGGACGCGGGCTGGCGCGGACGCGGACGGGAGGCTTGGGGACGGCTTTCGGTGTCGGCCAAGCTGATCCTGGGCTGCCTTGCCGCCATGGCCTTGGTGATGGCGCTGGGCGTGCCCATCCTCAACGGCGAAGTGGGCGACACCCTCGACCGCAACGGCGAGGCCGGGCTTAAAACCAATGTCGGGTTGATCCGCGATATTTTCGAGTTGCGCCTGGAATCCATGCGCAACAAAGCCACCCTGCTCAACCACGCCCTGGACACGCTGTTCCCCGATGGCTTCGCATTGGGCGGCACGCCGGACAACCCCCAGTTGTTACTAGGCAAAGGACCGGCCCTCAACGGCGACCACGCGGCGCTGGACCGCTTCAGCCAGGGTACCGGGACGGTCGCCACCCTGTTCGCCGCCAAGGGCGATGATTTCGTGCGGGTCGCCACCTCGCTCAGGCGCGAGGACGGCAGGCGGGCCGTCGATACCTTGCTGGGCCAACAGCATCCCGCCTATGCCAGCGTCAGCCAAGGCCGGGCCTACAGCGGCCGGGCGACCTTGTTCGGCAAGGAGTACTACACCAGCTATACCCCGCTGCGGGACGGTTCCGGCAAGGTGGTGGGGCTGAGCTTCGTCGGGATCGATTTGGCGGCGGAACTGGCCGACCTCAAACAGCGCATCAACGCGATCAAGATCGGCCAGACCGGCTATTACTACGTGCTGGACGCCAATCCCGGTCCCGATTACGGCAAGCTCCTGGTCCATCCCGGCAAGGAAGGCACCAACATCGCCGATGCCAAGGACAGCTCGGGCCGCGAATTCATCCGCGACATCCTCGAACGCAAGCAAGGCAGCATCCGCTATCCCTGGATGAACAAGGAACTGGGCGACACCAAGCCGCGCGAGAAAGTGGTGGTGTTCGACACCTTGCCGGAAACCCGATGGGTGGTGGCGGGCGGCACCTTCAGCGAGGAGTTCGAGTCCTTGTCCACCCGGATCGGCCTTTACGTGATCCTGGGCGGGGTGGCGATGATGTTGTTGCTGATCGGCATCCTCTACGGCTTGGTGCGGCGCTCGGTCATCCGGCCCTTGCAGGCCGAGGTGTTGCCGGCCTTCCGGGCGCTGTCCGCCGGGAAATACGACACCCGCCTGGACCTGGGCGGCCGCGACGAAATCGCCCAGGTGCTCCAGGGCTTGGAAACCATGCAAATCCGGCTGGGCTTCGAGGTGTCCGAGGCCAAGCGGCGGGCGGACGAAATGGCCCGGGTCAAGATGGCCCTGGACAGCGTCAGCACCCCGGTGCGCATCGCCCAACCGGACGGCGAGGTGATCTACGCCAATCCGGCCTTGCTGGCGGTCTTGAGGCGGATCGAACCCGTCTTGCGGGCCCAGAATCCCGGTTTCGATATCGAGCGCTTCGTGGGCGGCAGCATCGGGGTGCTGTACCCCGACCCGGACGGGGCTTTGGCGCGGCTGGCCGCGTTGCGCACCGGCGAGGAACGGGTCCTGGACATCGGCGACCGCACTTTCCGGGTCTTCACCAGCCCGGTGTTCGATGGGGACGGCGAGCGCTTGGGTTCGGTGGGCGAATGGCAGGATATTACCGACCCGTTGCGGGCGGAGCGGGAGATTTCCACCATCGTCGAATATGCCGGATTCGGCGATTTCGACCGGCGCATCGCCCCGGACGGCAAGGAAGGCTTTTTCCTCACCCTGGCGCAGGGCATCAACCGCCTGCTCGACGGCACCCAAAGGGCGCTGGCGGAAACCTCGGACATCCTGTCCCGCATCGCCCACGGCGACCTGAGCCGGACCATGGAAGCGGATTATCGCGGCGTGTTCGGGCAATTGAGCGACGATATCAACGCCACCATCGCCCAATTGCGCGGCGTGGTCGCCCAGATCAAGGACGGTGCCGAGGCTATCGACACCGCCGCCAAGGAAATCGCGGCCGGCAACCTCGACCTCTCGCGCCGCACCGAGCAACAAGCCGCCAACCTGGAACAGACCGCCAGTTCGATGGAACAACTCAGCGCCACCGTCCAGCAGAACGCCGAACACGCCCGCAAGGCCAGCGAGCTGGCGGAATCCAGCAACGCCATTGCCCGGCGCGGCGGGGAATTGGTCAAGCGGGTGGTGGATACCATGGACCGCATCCGCGATAGTTCGAAGCAAATCACCGATATCATCGCCGTCATCGATGGCATCGCCTTCCAGACCAATATCCTGGCCCTGAACGCGGCGGTCGAGGCGGCCCGCGCCGGGGAACAGGGCCGGGGTTTCGCCGTGGTCGCCGGGGAAATCCGCGGCCTCGCCCACCGTTCGGCCAGCGCGGCCAAGGAAATCAAGGCGTTGATCGAAGCCTCGGTGGAGAAGGTCGAGGAAGGGACGCGTTGGGTGGCGGAATCGGGGTCCAACATGGACGAGATCATGGCGGGTTTCCAGCGGGTGGCGAACTGGGTCGGCGACATCAGCACGGCCAGCGCGGAGCAAAGTTCGGGAATCGCCCAGGTGGCCCAGGCCGTCCTGCACATGGAGGAAACCACCCAGAAGAACGCGGCCTTGGTGGAGGAAGCCGCCGCCGCTTCGGAAAGCCTGGAGGAGCAGGTCCAGGGCTTGGTCGGGGCCATCAGCCATTTCAAGCTGTCCTGA
- a CDS encoding flagellar brake protein: MLDKLRGLLESKPPAQKKPAERGSWNPNFITDPVRIASFLNDLAHQRTALFLQLDGGGIESEDDQAQRITTYLYKVGTERAALHTPDDPEDDQRLRAAGRFKVITDIYNNILTFPTEIIAVQEEGGQSYYIINLPGRVYYPKNQKPRQIRIDRQRNIHAYLRFFEPAKSYRALIDDLSVQGMGVLLSSEDQTLPYVRKGDTLKACSIGLGTRQYPCTARVNQVKRIGDKAIRIDCGFVSPGAEFLDAVAAILKGA; the protein is encoded by the coding sequence ATGTTGGACAAACTCAGGGGTCTTTTGGAATCCAAACCGCCCGCCCAGAAAAAACCGGCCGAGCGCGGTAGCTGGAACCCCAATTTCATCACCGATCCGGTGCGTATCGCCTCGTTCCTCAACGATTTGGCCCACCAAAGGACGGCGCTCTTCCTACAATTGGACGGCGGCGGCATCGAGTCCGAGGACGACCAGGCGCAGAGGATAACCACTTATCTCTATAAGGTCGGCACCGAACGCGCCGCCCTCCACACCCCGGACGATCCCGAGGACGACCAACGTCTCAGGGCGGCGGGCCGGTTCAAGGTGATCACCGATATTTACAACAATATCCTGACCTTTCCCACCGAAATCATCGCCGTCCAGGAAGAAGGCGGACAGTCCTATTACATCATCAACCTGCCGGGCCGGGTGTATTACCCCAAGAACCAGAAGCCGCGCCAGATCAGGATCGACCGCCAGCGCAATATCCACGCCTATCTGCGTTTCTTCGAGCCGGCCAAGAGCTACCGGGCGCTGATCGACGACCTCAGCGTCCAGGGCATGGGCGTCCTGCTCTCGTCCGAAGACCAAACCCTACCCTATGTCCGCAAGGGCGATACGCTCAAAGCCTGCTCCATCGGCCTCGGCACCCGCCAATACCCTTGCACGGCGCGGGTGAACCAGGTCAAGCGCATCGGCGACAAGGCCATCCGCATCGATTGCGGCTTCGTTTCCCCCGGTGCCGAGTTCCTGGACGCGGTCGCGGCCATCCTCAAGGGCGCTTAG
- a CDS encoding O-acetyl-ADP-ribose deacetylase — translation MNKLETIQADITQLAVDAIVNAANSSLLGGSGVDGAIHRAAGPGLLEECRRLNGCPTGQAKLTGGHKLPARHVIHTVGPVWRGGQQGEPELLASCYRESMRLAARHGLASVAFPAIACGAYGYPVEQAARVAVATLRQSLAEYPAIEKVWLVCFGEAVLDAYRAALAEAPGVAG, via the coding sequence ATGAACAAGCTGGAAACCATCCAGGCCGATATTACCCAACTCGCCGTCGATGCCATCGTCAATGCCGCCAATAGCAGCCTCCTGGGCGGGAGCGGGGTGGATGGGGCGATCCACCGCGCGGCGGGACCGGGCCTGTTGGAAGAATGCCGCCGCCTGAATGGCTGCCCGACCGGACAGGCCAAACTCACCGGGGGCCACAAACTGCCCGCCCGCCATGTCATCCACACCGTCGGCCCGGTCTGGCGGGGCGGCCAGCAAGGGGAACCGGAATTGTTGGCGTCCTGTTACCGCGAATCCATGCGGCTGGCGGCGCGGCATGGTTTGGCGAGCGTGGCGTTTCCCGCCATTGCCTGCGGGGCCTATGGCTATCCGGTGGAACAGGCGGCGCGGGTCGCCGTCGCCACCCTGCGTCAAAGTCTCGCCGAATACCCGGCCATCGAAAAAGTCTGGTTGGTGTGCTTTGGTGAGGCCGTGCTGGACGCCTACCGCGCCGCCCTGGCCGAAGCCCCCGGCGTTGCGGGCTAG
- the lgt gene encoding prolipoprotein diacylglyceryl transferase, whose product MLPYPQIDPVAISLGPLKIHWYGLMYVVGIGTVWYLCKRRTQQPGFPWTAPQVEDLIFYAALGLVIGGRLGYILFYNFPAFLADPAMLFRVWEGGMAFHGGLLGAFAGMFLFARRNGAGFFQVTDFIGPYVPIGLFAGRIGNFINGELWGAPTGLPWGMVFPGAGPEPRHPSQLYEAGLEGVALFLALRWFGRKSPPTPAMSGMFLLLYGLFRFAVEFVRMPDAQLGYLAFGWLTMGQILSTPMIVLGIALLAWAYRKPAREGATA is encoded by the coding sequence ATGCTCCCCTATCCCCAAATCGACCCCGTCGCCATCAGCCTCGGCCCCCTCAAAATCCATTGGTACGGGCTGATGTACGTGGTTGGCATCGGCACGGTCTGGTATTTGTGCAAGCGCAGGACCCAGCAACCCGGCTTCCCCTGGACCGCCCCGCAGGTCGAAGACCTGATTTTCTACGCCGCCCTGGGTTTGGTGATCGGCGGACGGCTGGGCTACATCCTGTTCTATAACTTCCCGGCGTTCCTGGCCGACCCGGCCATGTTGTTCCGGGTATGGGAAGGCGGCATGGCCTTCCATGGCGGGTTGTTGGGGGCGTTCGCCGGGATGTTCTTGTTCGCCCGGCGCAATGGCGCGGGTTTCTTCCAAGTCACCGATTTCATCGGGCCCTATGTGCCCATCGGCCTGTTCGCCGGGCGCATCGGCAATTTCATCAATGGCGAACTCTGGGGCGCGCCCACCGGCCTGCCCTGGGGCATGGTATTTCCGGGCGCGGGCCCGGAACCGCGCCATCCTTCGCAGTTGTACGAGGCGGGATTGGAAGGTGTCGCGCTGTTCCTCGCGCTGCGCTGGTTCGGGCGCAAGTCGCCGCCGACCCCGGCCATGAGCGGGATGTTCCTGCTGCTGTACGGGCTGTTCCGCTTCGCCGTGGAATTCGTGCGGATGCCCGATGCCCAACTGGGCTATTTGGCTTTCGGTTGGTTGACCATGGGCCAAATCCTCAGCACCCCGATGATCGTGTTGGGCATCGCGCTGTTGGCTTGGGCTTATCGCAAACCGGCGCGGGAGGGGGCCACGGCATGA
- the thiD gene encoding bifunctional hydroxymethylpyrimidine kinase/phosphomethylpyrimidine kinase, with product MNHPPPVVLNLSGHDPTGGAGIQADIETQRRLGCHPCTVITALTAQDTHNVLRVLPQAPEAFLEQAQLVLADLPVAAIKIGLLGSVEIAWAVEEILKLAGPGIPVVLDPILAAGGGQDLAGDGLIEAVRTRLLPHCTLTTPNTPEARRLTGLDEAGAQARALLDLGCRNVLLTGGHEDGPELVNRWYSAQGITGYRWPRLPGTYHGSGCTLAAASAAGLARGWTMEAALREAQGFTWLALSRGFRPGGGQWLPWRGK from the coding sequence ATGAATCATCCGCCCCCGGTCGTCCTCAACCTGTCCGGCCACGATCCCACCGGCGGGGCCGGCATCCAGGCCGATATCGAAACCCAGCGCCGCCTAGGCTGCCATCCTTGCACCGTCATCACCGCCCTTACCGCCCAGGACACCCACAATGTGCTGCGGGTGCTGCCCCAAGCCCCGGAGGCTTTCCTGGAACAGGCCCAACTGGTGCTGGCCGATCTGCCGGTCGCCGCCATCAAGATCGGGCTGTTGGGCAGTGTGGAGATCGCCTGGGCGGTGGAAGAAATATTGAAGCTGGCGGGACCGGGGATTCCGGTGGTGCTGGACCCCATCCTGGCGGCGGGCGGTGGCCAGGATTTGGCCGGCGATGGCTTGATCGAGGCGGTACGGACCCGTCTGCTGCCCCATTGCACATTGACGACCCCGAACACCCCGGAAGCCCGGCGGCTGACCGGCCTCGACGAGGCCGGGGCGCAGGCCCGCGCCCTGTTGGATTTGGGCTGCCGGAACGTGCTGTTGACCGGCGGGCACGAGGACGGACCCGAGTTGGTGAACCGCTGGTATAGTGCCCAGGGTATCACCGGCTACCGCTGGCCGCGCCTGCCCGGCACCTATCATGGCTCGGGCTGTACCCTGGCGGCGGCCAGCGCGGCGGGCTTGGCGCGGGGCTGGACGATGGAAGCCGCCCTGCGCGAGGCCCAGGGTTTTACTTGGCTGGCCTTGAGCCGGGGATTCCGGCCCGGTGGCGGGCAGTGGTTGCCGTGGCGGGGGAAATGA